The following proteins come from a genomic window of Proteinivorax hydrogeniformans:
- the thiD gene encoding bifunctional hydroxymethylpyrimidine kinase/phosphomethylpyrimidine kinase has protein sequence MKNLCKALTIAGSDSGGGAGIQADLKTFQAFDVYGMSAITAVTAQNTVGVRSVMDISPKLIYDQIEMVSKDIGVDACKIGMLSNAEIINAVCKALKATSLKRVVLDPVMVAKSGDFLLKKGDEKHLVKNLLPLCYLITPNIPEAELIAGISIQTNEDMMQAIFKMRDMGAKNILLKGGHMPGNNLTDILFDGENFHRFSSQRVDSKNTHGTGCTLSAAIAASLAKGENLYHAVKLGRNFVLSAIKEAPVNIGKGHGPMYHNIKVSY, from the coding sequence ATGAAAAATTTATGCAAGGCTTTAACAATAGCTGGCTCTGATAGCGGTGGAGGAGCGGGTATCCAAGCTGACCTTAAAACGTTTCAAGCCTTTGATGTCTATGGAATGTCAGCTATTACTGCTGTAACCGCTCAAAATACAGTTGGGGTACGCTCTGTTATGGATATCAGTCCAAAGCTAATTTATGATCAAATTGAAATGGTGAGCAAAGATATCGGAGTTGACGCTTGCAAAATTGGCATGCTATCTAATGCCGAAATAATTAATGCCGTTTGTAAAGCTCTCAAAGCTACAAGCCTTAAAAGGGTTGTTTTAGACCCTGTTATGGTAGCAAAATCGGGAGATTTTCTATTAAAAAAAGGGGACGAAAAGCATCTTGTTAAAAACCTCCTTCCTCTGTGTTATCTAATAACTCCTAATATTCCAGAAGCTGAGCTAATAGCGGGCATTAGCATTCAAACAAATGAGGACATGATGCAGGCAATTTTTAAAATGAGAGATATGGGTGCTAAAAATATCTTACTTAAAGGTGGCCATATGCCAGGAAATAACCTAACAGACATACTTTTTGATGGGGAAAATTTCCATAGATTTAGCTCGCAACGAGTGGATTCCAAAAACACCCATGGTACTGGTTGTACTCTTTCTGCAGCCATAGCAGCTTCTTTAGCTAAAGGAGAAAACTTATATCACGCTGTTAAGCTAGGCAGAAATTTTGTCTTGTCCGCAATTAAGGAAGCTCCAGTTAACATCGGTAAGGGCCATGGGCCTATGTATCACAACATAAAAGTGTCTTATTAG
- a CDS encoding UPF0182 family protein — translation MKKATVLGTIFGLIILFFLMVNYYTEYLWYASLDITEVMFKPLIWEVTFKILFWAIGFAFLAVNFMPLVNLFDRFNHNLKVVDIKEIKTGFKVKRKHALLIAGVLSLLWMILIPSVWDRLLLALNATPTGNVDPIHGLDISFYLFQFPIYELLAGAFLSLLVIAFIGAGVSYFIVENFNPNTNNVKFELSSKGIAHLSVLVSLFLVWFIVTRSLQMYGFLLSDSNILFGAGYTDVNVRMLFLRIQQVLSILFLIGMLVNVKLKKKKIFMAIPISLIVVSLIGGIYAGINQRLVVSPDEESRETPYIAHHLQATKEGFNLDNINREVFPLEQGELSRNDLKAYEQTLNNIRLLDYRPLKQHYHQNQSLRLYYEFNDIDIDRYTIDGEHHQVMLSVRELDSDSIPTDTPLNRHFKYTHGHGVVMSPVNTVTSNGHPTYFMRNLPVETEVNIDLNRPEIYFGEMTDEFVVVKTEDGEISFDEKEVWYEGADGVELNPFRRLLYTVKYQKPILMLSNQITEDSRILYNRNIVDRVNKVAPFIELDEDPYPVVANGRVYWIIDGYTTSSNYPYSQPVNGKNYIRNSVKIVVDAYDGTVDIYQFENEPIIEGWKSVFPDLIQPREDFPPYLEEHIRYPLDLFDIQRNVLTVYHTDSPRVYYNADDIWEIPVEKYHGQDIEIEPYYITAQLPNLKQEEFLLINPFTPRNRNNMNAWLAAGNDGDNYGELFLYTFPPGEHIEGPSQVEAYIDQDPDISQQITLWGQGGSTVVRGNLLTIPIESSMLYVEPLYIISESRSVPEMRQVLLFYNDVLVMERTLDAALDRLFGVVEDGEEYVPYDPDEIVDRDLRELVIEINTTFKNAEESARQGNWAEYGSHMDRLAQLLTDLENEIDVDEFEQELDDIEDIDDMEEIEDIE, via the coding sequence ATGAAAAAAGCAACTGTTTTAGGCACGATTTTTGGGTTAATTATTTTATTTTTTCTAATGGTTAACTATTATACCGAGTATTTGTGGTATGCAAGCTTAGACATAACCGAGGTGATGTTTAAACCGCTTATTTGGGAGGTTACCTTTAAGATTCTTTTTTGGGCTATAGGTTTTGCCTTTTTGGCGGTAAATTTTATGCCGCTAGTTAACCTTTTTGATCGCTTTAATCACAATCTTAAGGTTGTTGATATTAAAGAGATTAAAACTGGATTTAAGGTAAAGAGAAAGCATGCTTTATTAATTGCAGGAGTACTTTCGCTTTTGTGGATGATTCTTATACCGTCGGTGTGGGATAGACTTCTGTTAGCATTAAATGCTACCCCTACGGGAAATGTAGATCCGATTCATGGATTGGATATAAGTTTTTACCTATTCCAATTCCCCATCTATGAGTTATTAGCGGGAGCGTTTTTATCTCTTTTAGTTATAGCCTTTATAGGTGCAGGAGTTAGTTACTTTATAGTTGAAAACTTCAATCCTAATACTAATAACGTAAAATTTGAGCTATCATCAAAAGGAATAGCTCATTTGTCAGTTCTAGTAAGCTTATTTTTAGTGTGGTTTATCGTTACACGCAGCTTACAAATGTATGGATTTTTATTATCTGACTCAAATATTTTATTTGGGGCAGGTTATACAGATGTAAATGTAAGAATGCTATTTTTACGAATACAACAGGTTCTGAGCATACTATTTTTAATTGGAATGCTAGTAAATGTTAAGCTTAAAAAGAAAAAGATTTTTATGGCTATTCCTATATCACTAATAGTTGTTTCGTTAATCGGAGGTATTTATGCTGGCATTAATCAAAGGTTAGTAGTGTCTCCCGATGAAGAATCAAGAGAAACCCCCTATATAGCCCATCATTTACAGGCGACAAAAGAAGGTTTTAATTTAGATAACATAAATAGAGAGGTTTTTCCTTTAGAACAAGGGGAGCTTAGCAGAAATGATTTAAAAGCTTATGAGCAAACCTTAAACAATATTAGGCTATTGGATTATCGTCCTTTGAAACAACACTATCATCAAAATCAGTCATTAAGACTTTATTACGAGTTTAATGATATAGACATCGACCGTTATACAATAGATGGTGAGCATCATCAGGTGATGCTTTCTGTAAGAGAGCTAGACTCCGACTCCATTCCTACAGACACACCATTAAATAGGCACTTTAAATATACTCACGGACACGGTGTGGTTATGAGCCCTGTGAACACAGTGACATCAAACGGTCATCCCACATATTTTATGAGAAACTTACCTGTTGAAACCGAAGTCAACATAGACCTTAATCGTCCAGAAATTTACTTTGGCGAGATGACAGATGAATTTGTAGTGGTAAAGACAGAAGACGGAGAAATATCCTTTGATGAAAAAGAGGTTTGGTATGAAGGAGCAGATGGGGTTGAGCTAAATCCTTTTAGAAGATTACTTTACACCGTCAAATATCAAAAGCCTATTTTGATGTTATCCAATCAAATTACCGAAGATAGCAGGATTTTATATAATCGAAATATAGTGGACAGAGTAAATAAAGTAGCTCCTTTTATAGAACTAGATGAAGATCCTTATCCGGTAGTGGCAAATGGAAGAGTTTATTGGATAATTGATGGTTATACTACGTCTAGCAACTATCCTTACTCACAGCCAGTTAATGGAAAAAACTATATTAGAAACTCTGTTAAAATTGTCGTGGATGCTTACGACGGGACTGTTGATATTTATCAATTTGAAAATGAACCAATCATCGAAGGGTGGAAAAGCGTTTTTCCAGACCTTATCCAACCTAGAGAAGACTTCCCACCTTATTTAGAAGAGCACATAAGATATCCATTAGACTTATTCGACATTCAGAGAAATGTGTTGACAGTGTACCATACAGATAGCCCGCGAGTTTACTATAACGCTGATGACATATGGGAAATTCCTGTTGAAAAATATCATGGACAGGATATAGAAATAGAACCTTACTATATTACTGCACAGCTACCTAACCTTAAGCAGGAAGAGTTTTTGCTAATTAACCCATTCACACCTAGAAATAGGAACAATATGAACGCATGGCTTGCAGCTGGTAATGATGGGGATAACTATGGAGAGCTATTCTTATATACATTCCCGCCTGGAGAACACATTGAAGGACCAAGTCAGGTAGAGGCCTATATCGATCAAGATCCTGATATATCTCAACAAATAACATTATGGGGGCAAGGCGGTTCTACAGTGGTTAGGGGTAATTTATTAACAATACCGATAGAGAGCTCAATGTTATATGTAGAACCATTATATATAATATCTGAAAGTCGAAGCGTTCCTGAAATGAGGCAGGTGCTACTATTTTACAACGATGTGTTAGTAATGGAGCGCACTTTAGATGCAGCCTTAGATAGATTATTTGGGGTAGTAGAAGATGGAGAAGAATATGTACCCTACGACCCAGATGAGATAGTGGATCGAGATCTAAGAGAATTAGTTATAGAAATTAATACCACGTTTAAAAATGCAGAAGAGTCGGCAAGACAAGGAAACTGGGCTGAGTATGGCAGCCATATGGATAGACTGGCTCAGCTTTTAACTGATTTAGAAAATGAAATAGATGTAGATGAGTTTGAGCAGGAGTTAGATGATATAGAAGATATAGATGATATGGAAGAAATAGAAGATATAGAATAA
- a CDS encoding PRK06851 family protein, whose product MNRKIKNVFPGGNTSEGFYSFYEEVLSKLDRLFILKGGPGTGKSSLIKKVAKHFLERGQSITFLHCSSDTESVDGVIINELSLGVVDGTAPHVVDPTLPGIKDEIINLGEFWDRNLLLEDKEEITRLKQNIKTYFSTAYKELKYATIAQNKMKKIYVPHIDNAKVEEIKDKLISMTLKDKESSKKKGRLSQSFAGAITPRGIVSFAGELTDNLSTRVLLLGKPGTNKSTIMESLADKATSLGYDVEAYHCALNPHKLDLVIIPQKQIAFVDASPPHKFVSKSSNDILVDMFALTVPKEIAQQNQKQILNLQRQVDKHILKATSNIKNAKENHAKMENFYIKAMDFDKMQEVFERIIHGETN is encoded by the coding sequence ATGAATAGAAAAATCAAAAATGTTTTTCCAGGTGGAAATACAAGTGAGGGCTTTTATTCATTTTACGAAGAAGTTCTCTCTAAGTTAGATAGGCTTTTTATATTAAAGGGCGGCCCAGGTACAGGTAAATCATCATTAATAAAAAAGGTTGCAAAACACTTTTTAGAGCGAGGTCAAAGCATAACCTTTCTACACTGTTCATCTGATACTGAATCGGTAGATGGAGTTATTATAAATGAATTGTCTTTAGGAGTTGTTGATGGCACTGCCCCTCATGTTGTTGACCCAACACTTCCGGGTATTAAGGATGAAATTATTAACTTAGGAGAGTTTTGGGATAGAAACCTTTTACTTGAAGACAAAGAGGAAATCACACGGTTAAAACAAAATATAAAGACCTATTTTTCCACAGCTTATAAGGAGCTTAAATATGCTACTATAGCGCAAAATAAAATGAAAAAGATATATGTTCCTCATATAGATAATGCAAAAGTAGAAGAAATCAAGGATAAACTCATTTCAATGACTTTAAAAGATAAAGAAAGTAGCAAGAAAAAAGGTCGTCTAAGTCAATCCTTTGCTGGAGCCATCACACCTAGAGGAATAGTTTCATTTGCTGGCGAACTTACTGATAATTTGAGCACAAGAGTACTGCTTTTAGGAAAGCCAGGCACGAATAAATCAACTATTATGGAAAGCTTAGCAGATAAAGCTACTTCTTTAGGGTATGATGTCGAAGCTTATCATTGCGCGCTTAATCCCCATAAGTTGGATTTAGTTATTATACCACAAAAACAAATTGCTTTTGTGGATGCATCACCTCCCCATAAGTTTGTATCTAAAAGTTCTAACGATATTTTAGTAGATATGTTTGCTTTGACGGTCCCAAAGGAAATAGCCCAGCAAAATCAAAAGCAAATCTTAAATCTCCAAAGACAGGTTGACAAACATATATTAAAAGCTACAAGTAATATTAAAAATGCCAAGGAAAATCATGCTAAAATGGAGAATTTTTATATTAAAGCTATGGACTTTGATAAAATGCAAGAGGTATTTGAGCGAATTATTCATGGAGAAACCAACTAA
- a CDS encoding RluA family pseudouridine synthase → MEKHRFIAKKQTTIKDYLQHRLKFSRRHYRRVKANSKIYVNGIESFVTAPIKQGDVVEILLPTNSVNISPYPYELDILYEDKYILAVNKPKDMLTHPTSKERTNTLINAVQFRQNALNECHSIHPIHRLDRETSGVVMIAKSPYSSMVFTQMFEQRKVDKRYLAIVSGVPKQTNGEINSDLYNYSTKRYQKAITNYKVINSWNHFALIEAVPLTGRTHQIRRHLTEITSGIVGDSIYNTKSNEGGKGQLLHALSLTFMHPVTKKITKIVARLPQDFKKELRKIQKI, encoded by the coding sequence ATGGAAAAGCATCGATTTATTGCTAAAAAACAAACTACCATTAAAGATTATTTACAGCACAGGCTAAAGTTCTCCCGGCGTCACTACCGTCGGGTTAAGGCTAACTCAAAAATTTATGTTAACGGAATAGAAAGCTTTGTGACGGCACCTATTAAACAAGGAGATGTAGTAGAAATTTTACTTCCCACCAATAGTGTTAATATAAGCCCTTATCCATATGAGCTAGATATTTTATATGAAGATAAATATATACTTGCTGTTAATAAACCCAAAGATATGCTTACTCACCCAACTTCTAAAGAGCGAACCAACACACTTATAAATGCTGTACAGTTTAGACAAAATGCACTTAATGAATGTCATTCGATACATCCCATTCATCGACTAGACAGAGAGACATCAGGGGTTGTTATGATAGCAAAATCACCCTATAGTAGTATGGTGTTTACTCAGATGTTTGAGCAAAGAAAGGTTGATAAAAGATATTTAGCAATCGTTTCCGGGGTTCCTAAGCAAACCAATGGGGAAATAAATTCAGACCTTTACAATTATTCTACTAAGAGATATCAAAAGGCTATAACAAATTATAAAGTTATAAACTCATGGAATCATTTTGCACTTATAGAGGCTGTTCCACTTACAGGGCGCACCCATCAAATAAGAAGGCACTTAACAGAAATAACATCTGGTATAGTGGGCGACAGCATATATAACACAAAATCTAACGAGGGGGGAAAAGGACAGCTACTGCATGCCCTTTCTTTAACTTTTATGCACCCAGTTACTAAAAAAATAACGAAGATAGTAGCTAGACTTCCCCAGGATTTTAAAAAAGAATTGAGGAAAATTCAAAAGATTTAG